The Bryobacteraceae bacterium genome includes a window with the following:
- the bfr gene encoding bacterioferritin, protein MKGDPKVLEYLQEVLTAELTAINQYFLHAEMLENWGYERLAKITKKESIEEMRHAEALLHRMLYLDGTPNMARLFDLHIGQNVKQMFENDLELEYQAVPRLNRAINAAVEAGDNGSRDLFESILKDEEHHIDFLEAQLHMIQEMGYENYLAQQIKEEE, encoded by the coding sequence ATGAAAGGCGATCCGAAGGTTCTGGAATATCTGCAGGAAGTTCTCACGGCTGAGCTGACCGCCATCAACCAGTATTTCCTTCACGCGGAGATGCTGGAGAATTGGGGCTACGAGCGGCTGGCGAAGATCACCAAGAAAGAGTCCATCGAGGAGATGCGCCACGCCGAGGCGCTGCTGCACCGCATGCTCTATCTCGACGGCACGCCGAACATGGCTCGCCTGTTCGACCTGCACATCGGTCAGAACGTGAAGCAGATGTTCGAAAACGATCTCGAGCTGGAGTATCAGGCGGTGCCGCGCCTGAACAGGGCGATCAACGCCGCCGTGGAAGCGGGCGACAACGGCTCCCGCGATCTGTTCGAGTCCATTCTCAAGGACGAAGAGCACCACATCGACTTCCTGGAGGCTCAGCTCCACATGATCCAGGAGATGGGCTACGAGAACTACCTCGCCCAGCAGATCAAGGAAGAAGAATAG